From Daphnia pulicaria isolate SC F1-1A chromosome 11, SC_F0-13Bv2, whole genome shotgun sequence, the proteins below share one genomic window:
- the LOC124315859 gene encoding uncharacterized protein LOC124315859, whose product MAHTNENIIRAEAIVKDCFTASLLAGDRNGIRERLSRILPAGAYPLCNLRSGYDPTQSGPSGSGYTTRHQPMRRRGAPYGARPPPSIPMAYLSVAQRDELQQLEQEKSRQILARAEAREAGSFIAQEERRLATMANINLQQAELDRQKAALQRPPSFIPGKRNAFSPGQQTSSLTPQIPLLKITIPATSTTDAESQLLASPSKDVTMKDKISDRSEELFGRNTPLTISDDVTLTK is encoded by the coding sequence ATGGCCCACACGAACGAAAACATCATCAGAGCAGAGGCCATTGTAAAAGACTGCTTCACTGCCTCGCTCCTAGCCGGAGATCGGAACGGCATCCGCGAGAGACTCTCCCGGATTCTCCCAGCAGGAGCTTATCCACTCTGCAACCTCCGGAGCGGATATGATCCTACCCAATCCGGGCCCTCCGGATCTGGATATACAACTCGACATCAACCCATGAGACGCCGGGGAGCTCCATATGGAGCCAGACCTCCACCATCCATTCCGATGGCTTACCTCTCAGTCGCCCAGCGAGACGAACTGCAACAACTGGAGCAAGAAAAAAGCAGACAAATATTAGCCCGGGCTGAAGCACGGGAAGCTGGCAGCTTCATCGCTCAAGAGGAGCGCCGACTGGCTACCATGGCGAATATCAATCTACAACAGGCCGAATTGGACCGCCAAAAAGCGGCTCTCCAACGTCCACCATCATTCATCCCTGGAAAACGGAATGCATTCAGCCCAGGGCAGCAAACGTCATCACTGACTCCACAGATCCCACTGctaaaaattacaattccGGCCACTTCAACTACGGATGCTGAAAGCCAACTCCTTGCATCACCAAGCAAGGATGTTACAATGAAAGACAAAATTTCTGATCGGTCCGAAGAACTTTTTGGCCGGAATACACCACTTACCATTTCTGATGATGTAACACtcacaaaataa